Genomic DNA from Chanos chanos chromosome 6, fChaCha1.1, whole genome shotgun sequence:
GTAGCCAGTGAGCTCAGATACCATCacactctttgtctgtctgtctgtctgtctgtctctctctctctctctctcttgtgcagGTGCACATACACTCTCTGCTCTATCAGCATCGAGACAGGTGCTAGTAAGGGAATGTACAGGGTCAAAGTTCATGTTTACAGTGGGTGCAACCTTATCTGTGAAGCAATCTCAGATCACTGGGACAGGAAACCAAAGCTTTGAGGAGGGCCATGGTAAACAGGAGAAACCAACGCTTTAAGGAGGGGCATGGTAAACAGGAGAAATGGCCTTTAGGGTGACGGAGGACATCAGGAGCCAACTGCGTCTATCAGAAACACTCACGCACGGTCATGTATTACATTACCCGTATGCTTAACACCAGGAGCAATTGGCGAATGCTACAAGCCTCAAGGTGATTTCTAGAATATTCTGTGACATCTTCGACTCTAGGCTGCTATAGGCCGTGTTCTGACCTGTTATATGTTCACACCTGTCAAAGTGCCTTGGGAAATTTGCTCTCATGCCTGTCAGAGGAATCACAGGCCGATTCACAGGCCTGGGGGGGATGGAGGAGTTGAGTTGTGAGGAGAGCTGGATTCTGGGGCAAAAATGCACGGAGGGCTTGTTGTGTAAGGCAGATGATGTCCCCCTGACAAACGTAACGCGGTATAAATTTTAAGAATTGCTAAAGAGTCAGAAATTACGGAGGCAGTCGGCGTACCTCAGGGATTCAGGCTGTGAATAAATTGAGAACAACGCAAGGCTGACTGCATTCTGAAGTGGGTTTGAATGTAAGAGCAGAAAAACGCCCTCAAGGCAAATTCAAAAACGTGGATTTCCAATAAACTTTAGACTTTTTCTAAACCAAACAGGAATCCCAGATATGCGCTCCGAGGCCGGTATCGCCGTGTCGCCATGTAAATGAAGATCGTGAAAACCTCGTGAGATAGAGTTGACTTTGTAACGTCCTTGGGCCTGTCTGGCCTGAAGAAAATGCCTTGTATCAATATATACAGTGCGTTTCAATCTGTTTTGGGATTTTCATGTCACATATCTGTCATATGTTTATATACTCTTCCTCTttagtcttacacacacacacacacacacacacacggacacacaaaaGCTCTTATCTTAGATGTGTGAAGAAGTTCACCATTCAAAACTTTACTTTCCTCAGGCTGTCATTTGCATCCCCATTTCCTCCTCCGTTTCCTGAGACTCCTAATCAGGAAGAGCTGTGAACCCGTCCATAGATAAAGATATCACTGTTTATTAAAGTCTGactttttaagtgtgtgtgtgtgtgtgtgtgtgtgtgtgcgcgcgcgcgttttGAACCCGTGCTTTGCGTGTGTCTACGCAAATGCCAAGCACTTAGTCCTTGTCTCTGTCGGACTGTAACATTTCCCACATGGGGAACATGCTTTGTGgttacatattgtttttttttttttatgtgtgtgtcctttcgttacagtaaaaaaaaaaaaaaaaaaaaagattacagcCAAGATGACTCATGCTAATCTATATAACAGGCTTCATTAGCGACATTGTAAAAGTGATTGCGGAGGAGGTTTATGGGGGAAGACGCTCGGAGctgagtgatgtcacagtggaACGTCagcgtgttttgtgtgtgtaatgtgtgtgtgcgtgcgcgtgtgtctgtgtgtgcgagtgtgtgtgtgtctgtgtgtgcgagtgtgtgtgtgtgtgtgtgtgtgtgtgtgtatgttggtgtgtggtCTCGCTGATTGTTTGCTCACCCGTGTAACCATTAAAATCCTGAAGCATTGTTGCCTTTGCAGATAGACAGTGGCAGTTGAGGGCTGAGCGGTTTGAGTGACAGCTGAATAGTTGAGGTCTATCTCAGTGAAATGTCACACTGTTCAGTTACCTGTTCAAATACAACCGATGCCcccaacaagaaaaaaaaaagaaagaaaaaaaagctaaatgcAAATAATATGTTTCGGTCTGGACCTGGATGCAAGCCAAGAGGTGTATTTAACCCTCCAGTAATTAATGCAATTGTCCAAATACCTTTCCTCAAAGACCCAAATACTCACCTGATTGGCGCGCTGATGGTGAGCCGCTTTGGTTGAAAAGCGTCGGcgaaatgccaaattgtaaactgtaaaccaAACCGTAAATACCTTCGGTTGTTTTGATGCCTGGTTGTAAACCTTcgacaaacacacattgaagAGAGATAAGGTGTTCACATTCAAAGATGGATCTTTTGAAACAAAATTATGGTCACTCAAAGAGAAAACTAATGAATTTTATCACGTAGTGACggactatctgtgtgtttggcatCTAGCAtgttgggtgagtgtgtgtgtgtgtgtgtgtgtgtgtgtgtgtgtgtgtgtgtgtgtgtgtgagtgtgtgcacgcgtgtgtttgtgtgtgtgtgagtgtgtgcgtgtgtgtgtgtgtgtgtttgcgtgtgcgcgcgtgtgtgtgtgtgtgtgtgtgtttgtgtgtgattgggtatttgtgtgagacaggactgtgtgtgtgcgtgtgcgtgcgtgtgtgtgtgtgtgtgtgcgtgcacgtgtgcgtgtgcatgtgcgtgtgcgtgtgtgtgtgtgtgtgcgcgtgctgtAACGGTCATGTGTGACTGTACTCCAGCTCCCCTGCAGTGTCAGAAGTCGAGTAATGCGGACAAGTCGCATTCCAGACACACGCGCCACGCGACCCAGGCAATCTGATCTGTGAAGCAGAACACTACACACTGTCACTGCTAAGATTTAACCTCtcaattgttttttgtttttttttggcccccCTCATACTTGACCGCTCTAGGTTGAGTTTGACTTGTATGAAGCTGTGCTGccaaattaaatgtaaatgtaaatgtaaatctgaatctaaatctgaatctgaatctgaatctaaatctaaatctgaaTCTAAATCTAGATCTGAATCTAAATCTAGATCTGAATCTAAATCTGaatctaaatctaaatgtaAATCTCATACAACCCAATAACAACCAAGACCCATAAAAAACGACAGGGCGCCAAGATAATGCATGCATTAGTTTACCTCAGCATGTTTTAATGCTACACAAATACCTCAGCATTTCCTCTGTAGAGATAGCCTCTCTCTCAGATATCGCTGGTTGGGTGTATACTGTGTGCCGTTTTTGTTGATAAGGGCTACGTTACGGTGTGATCAGAACATCGATCCCTCTCTTCCACAtcatctcttcctcctcctttcttttttttttttctttcttcttccatTCTCGTGAGTTTTGTGACCGTCATATCGCAGTTGCCCGACCACACTGGGCTGCAGTATTTTGGTTGCGGTGTCTCAGTGTCCTGATCTCCTTCCGTTCCTTCCATTTATCCATTTCTCATTTGTGGAACACTAAAACCCACAATGTGGAACAGAAAACCCACTCTAAGCACATGCCTTTCTTAAATCACATATAAGCCTGCATTTAGTATAGCAGTCTTCCCAGGTACAAAATCTGACAAGAGCCTTGTGACAGAGCTCCCCCTGTTGGTGAAGAGTGAACGTAAGCGGCACTCCAATCAGTCTGGCCACCCTCAACTGTTTGATCTCTATGAAGTGTTGAAGTCTGAGGTCTTTTCACTAGAGTGTAAATAACCAGCTTTTCTCATGTATGACCTGTTTGTGACAGGTTTTCTTGTGTACAACTTGTTTGTGACATGTTTACAGGTAAATAACTGACCCTGTGCAAGTGTgtatcatttcattattttgttaaaTCGTATAAAGGATGGGGTGGGGATGGGGTTTCTTTACACCACCTTTAAACTACACCCTGTTCTTTTAGAGCACATAAAAATCCCGTCAGGGTTTCACAATCTCCTTTAAATCTTTTCCACCTACAACCTTTAGTTTCTCACCCTGTCCTCTGTCCACATTCCCCAATCAAACTCGCTCGGGTTCCAGCCGTCTCTATAATTACGGACAACTTACATTTCAAATTTGTGATTGGAGTCTTCTTGAAGTTGCACAGAGTTGATTTAAGAGTTATTTCACACTCGCAGTGTTACAGTTCCTCAGGGGGGGGCATTGTTTTCAAGACCTTTCCAGAGCTGTGTTCATTCTGTTCAGTGTCGATTTGTAATAACAATGAAGTCGTTACATCATCCACAATCAGGGCTCACATGAACCCTCTCGGAGTCAGTTAAGCACCGTCAAATTTGCTACAGAAAACAACACCGACGGCGGcggcagcaacaacaaaaagttcAGTTAAAATATTCTATTAGACTCTTTATCTATGTCCATAGCAACTGTAACCACGGTGTtggtgtgggtttgtgtgctGGGTCTTTTAATTGGCTCtaaagagagatgaggggagCTATGCCAGCATGGTTATTCATCATTCAAGCCTACTACCATAAAGGCCTTTTAACCATTAAACCTGGAGGTATTTGCAGTTCAGCCAGCCGCTTATACATCATGTATTACCAGCAGCCAATTAGGCTTGCAGATAACAGGGGGCATCCTTAATTAGACAGCAGTCTGCCCAGTCAATCTTTTACCCCATACATTAAGCCCCATACATCACTAAAGCCTTGCACACAGGTAGAGAATaaccagctgtcaatcaattAGTTAATGAACTAATCAAGTAATGTGTCATGAGTAAACTCTGGATCCGGTGGTAGAATGCTGCCTGTGTGGACAGACATGAGTGATGGTTCACGATAGTGAGGGGTACTAATggctgcttttgttgttgttgttgttgttgctgttgttgttgtttagtgtTACCGTTTTGCTTTGTCATTATTAATTTgagttctgtgtcttttttaaaGTTAGTGGAATGGATACACACATGAGAGCAGAGTTCGCGTACATTTACGATGTTTCATGGTCCAGTCATTTATTGACAGTGTCAGGATCAATACCCTGGTGATGATGGATCCAAGCCTAATTTCTGTCCTTGTTCTGACAAAGATCCTTTGTGACGAAACCTTGATCTTTATGACAGGAACGCATGGTCTGATCCAGCATTCTATCATTCTAATGATACTTTTCTTTCACGCCTGGCACTTTATTAACAGAGATTTATTACATGTATTTGAGATTTATCACATTTATTCCATATTATTAAATCGATTAGCATGTGGGGGCAACTGAAGCTTATCTTAACTCATCGGTGCAGCcctgcaaagaaaaacacacacacacacacacacacacacacatacatgcggacacagacacacatacatgcagacacacacatacatatatagatatgtattcagatattttatgtatatgtatgcgtgtatatatatgtatatatgtaataaCTGAAGAAGGATAATAAATGTtggaaggggagaggaggagaggaagatcCACTCTCTTCCCCCTCATTAAAAGTTTATGATTAGCCacttaacctgtgtgtgtgtgtgtgtgtgcgcgcgtgtgtgtgtgtgtgtgtgtgtgtgtgtgtgtgtgcgcatgtgtgtgtgcgtgcatgcgtgcgggCCTGAACTTTTGTGCTTGTGGTCAAACTGTTAATGTTACACTCACCTTACCCTATTCAGAAGAATCTCAGTGACAGTCACCAGTAGACATTCCTGTGCAAACCCAAAGTCAGAGTGACTTTTAAATGAtttgtatatgcatatgtacatgtattTACAGAACTCCACATACCACAGAGTCTAAAAGGTCAAAAAGGGGGGCAAACCCTGGCTTTAGGTAAAGATGCCGGAGCAGAAGACAAATTAAAGACGGCTTTTGGTTTTTACCCCTCACTTCCCTTCACTCACATCATCACCCCTCAAAACTTTACCAGTTTAACTGAAGTGGGACAATCAGAACATTTCCATCATAATGCCTACGTTATCCTGCTCTCCGGTTGTGTTAATGAGCTAAAACTGGCTTTGAGTTTCCATTTGACTGGTCCAAGTTCAAGTCAACACTACAGCTTCCCTCTTAATTAACTGCAGAGAGTCCTTCAGTCTGTGGTGCACTTGCTTTGTATTTGCAAAGTCATAAACCCGACTCCTTTCCTCATTAATCTCACAGCCTCTTCACtcctgggttgttttttttttttttttttattaatttcacTGTTTACTTTTGGATTACCATTGttagttttatgttttatttatctttcgTGCTGTTTATAGTGTCACTCATTACACGGAATCTGTTTGCGTCCTAAGTCTTTACCTGTGTTGTGTGACAGCCTTCCTCCACTTGCATAAAACTAACCCAAACTCAAAACCAAACTCTCTTTCAACAAACGTCTAAGTCATACACAATTAGCGACTATAAGTCTTTTCCTCAGTCACATTCTCCCTcactcatttccctctctctttctctctctctctctctaccccccccccccccccccgccaaattCCTACCTTATACTTTTACCTCCTTAATCATAGCCCTCAGAGCATGTCACTACACTAAGTTGGTTCTGACCATAATGTTCAATGATAAATAACTGAATAACCAATCACAACATTCCTGCTGGTTCACGATTAACTATTTCACATCCAGTTTGTCTCCACAGGAGCTACAGATTAGACCGTTTCTTAGCCATTCAtctcccccaaaaaaaagagctcCGTCTGAGGAAGACTTTGAGTCTATATCTGCATACCAGTCTTTTGTTCTTAACGAATGAATGAGCAAAgaacttcctctctttttctattctCTACACTTGAGAGGCCATTGTTTTTGATTGTCATTAACCTGTAAAAAACCAGGTCATATACCGGATCTTTCTAAACAACTCTAGTACTCCTCGGGTAATCTGTTTCACTTCAATAATATCGTTCCTCTATTTTGGCGAAACAGACTGAAGGCTTCTGACCTCAGGACAAAAgcgagaggagagaagagagttcTGGAGACGGGAGAGGGCTGAGTattgaatttcagtttaaacagaCACTTAATGACCCCCTTTGCAGTATCAGCAGTATTTCACAGGGTAGGTTACAGATAtactctctgtttcctctctctctttctttctttctttctttctttctgtttctctctcactccccgtTATCCAGCAGGTTTCCGAGCTCTTTTACGCTACTCGCCCGCTCAATCTGGTGGACATCTGCAGGGGGTTTAACCGTGTCATTAAAGATAGACCACTCGCTCGGGCCCCGCCACGGCCAACTCCAGACCCCAACTTTCCCCGCCGGCTCGGGGCTCCCTCGGGGGAGAGAACGGAGTGAGAAACTGGAACgaggggagggatggagggggCAGAATATCCCATGTTAGACCTCCCAAGGGGGAGCGGCCCATCGTAACCTGCagggaggtgtttttttttttttttggcggttGTCTCTCAGGAGACCAGCAGTcccctctcttttgttttagaGCGGCGGGAGAGGCAAAAAGAGTTGGTaacggagagaaaaagagaaggagggaaggagcGAGGGAAgggcgagggggggggtggggggggggctgggggggctggggggggggggtgtagtgaCAGGTGTGAATAAGAATGACAGGTTATATCTCATGTGTAGGTAAGTCGTAGGgcgtcaaaaaacaaaaatgattatttttgaaTGGAAAATTTTGTAAAGgatctgtgagtgtctgttggatgctccttttttttgaatgacaaaaaaaaaatctagtcaCAGTACGGTATATTTATCACCTTGTATTTATGAATTTGAAACAGAGTTTGTTTCAAGGCAGCTGAAAAGACATAGGAAAGATCGTAAAACCTTTCTCTTACAAAATCTGCAAAAACATTCAGAAGCTCAGTTGTTTCAACTCACGAGAACCAAAATACTCACAACTCTAATTACTAGCATAATTCAGTTAGCGATTATTTATTGTAAGTCTATCATCTATCACGACAAACAAAGCGTGTTTGTCAATCACAGATCAATCAAACCAAACTAAACATTTCCATCAGAAACACAACTGGCAACATCAGCGATTCTTAAATCACAGTTATTTCATCTCACAAAGTCATGTACACATTCAGGTTTAGCAAGTGGCGCTGTGTCTAGATTAGTCCTCCTGCCTCTAGGGGGCACCATATTTTTTGTCCTAGTACAATTCTTCAAAGTCCTCTTCAGTTGAGGACATGTCACAACAAGTTATTATTTTTCCCTGAACTGTTTCACCTGAATAAAGGTGTGAAAGTTGTCCTCCTACAGTACTGTCCATATAGATCCTTTATATAGATCTTAGGAACTAGGAGCATTGTTTGGGCACCCAGGTGAAGTTCCATCCACCTTGTGCATCTTTGCGTATGAAAGCTTGTCCCTGTgggaaactgtgtgtttttacactgttttgAGGGCTGAGGGACATGCTAAAGGCCAGATCAGTCCTGCTACGCGTGGTACGTGGAGGGGAAAATAACTCACTGCTGACCCCTGCTGGGCTGGAGGAGACACGGCTCAGAGTATCGTAGTGCTGCTCTGAGCCAAAGTCCTGTGCACGATGGGGAGTGGAGGATGCCCTTGGAGGAGTGAGGTGTTCTGGGGGGCTTGAGCTATGGAGAGCGCTAACCGACGACCCCGAGGACGAGACTGTGTAGAGGACAGATGGGTCAAGAGTTGAAAACTCTGAACTAGAGCTCGCTGATGCGCTGTAAGAGGTGCAGGTGTCCATACTCTGGCTGAAGCTGCCAGAAGAGCCCACGATACTGGTGAGTTCACGTATTGAATTGACATCCGGGCTGTAGCTAGCTGTGCTGTCCAAGGCTGTGGGACTGTAGCTGTCTCCAAGATTGGTTTTTGAAACCGGCGAGGTAAAAAGTGGTCTCGGGTCACCTGTGGGGCTGCTATAGCTGCTGTCTGGATCAATAGTGTCCACGTCTCTCAGTCCTAGGGTCTCCAGGATCCAAGAGTCTACTGGCGGAGTGGCTGCTATTTCCTCAGCAGAGCAGAATTCCAGGGAGAGGTTTCGACATGTTCGTTTGCCATCCGCACGTGCCAGCAAGTGGCCAAGATTTGGGAAATGTCCCTCTCTGGTAAGagtcctcttcctctgcctcacGCCACTATTCTGAATCGGCAGGAACTTCTATGAGAGACacaaagggggagagagagagagagagagagagagagagagggagagagagagagagagagagagagagagagggagagagtgagtgaggttAAAATAGCAGAGATGTTTTCATATAATGCTTAAATTACTATATATGGGTCAAATGGCTTTGACTGGATTTGTGAAAATCGTCTGCAGTTACCTTTGATTTTTCTTGCAGCGATTTAACATATGATGAATTCAGAAACTCTTtaagtttgttgttttcttcctgTAGTCTGGCTAGTTCTTCCTCTCTTTGCATCAACGTGTCTTGAAGCTACAGTGAAAAGATatatgacaaaataaacagtcGTTGattatttattacttttccGTGTCTCATTCTGTCATGGATGGTGCGTTCGTGGAGTTGGCCTACCTGTTTGTTCCTTTGCAACTGAGGTGACAGTTGGTCTGCCCAGGTCGGGTTATGAACAGTTCCATGATCATATTCATGCTGCGTTTCTTTTGGTagaaagaaaaacgaaaggCGTAAATATCTTAAGAAGACAGCATTTACAGAAAATTCGTATGCATTATACAACAAACGGTCTTCAGCTGCCGTCTAATAAAGCTCTGCTACTCAGAGAAATTGACAAGGAACAATATGTGTGGTAATCAACTGGTAGACGACGTCTCTAAGGTTCGGCTTAAATGAAAGTGGAAAAATTCCAGTTTGACAACCGCGCGGCACAGCCGGGAAGGCTCTCGCGCCGCTGATCCCGGCATATTGCAGGACTTACCCTTTCGCGGCGGCTCGTGCTGGCAAGCTGCGTTGTCCAGGGGACAGGCGTCCCAGAGGGGGACCAGAGTTGTCGTGGAAACGTCAACACTGCTGTCAGGTGACGCTGAGGCGGAGTAAGGGCAGTCGTAGCGCTGACCCCCAACAAAGCTCAAATCTTGGCAGGACAGCATAGTGTTCTGAAAAAACGAGCCCCAGTAATGAAAGACAGTTGTCATAAAGCGACGAAATACAGTTTTAACTCTTTAATAACTCGGCCATTTGCCTAACAAAaagtatttctgtatttctatTCACTTCTTTTTAAGACCTTTAATAGGTTCTCGTTATAAGGTAATGCGTTAGATTGAAACATGTCATACCTATGCAACCAAATGCAAGCcatttattgttaaaaaaaagtttatttcaaAGTCTTCTATCCATGCGTTTTACGGTGAAAGAGGTTCCCCTGCaaccccccgcctctctctctctctctctctctctctctctctgttgtctctctgtgtctctgtctgtctgtcatacacacacacacacagctattcaACAGGTCACTTCAAATAATTGAAAAAAGTGCAGATTTGCAAAAATCGGTCGCCCTTTTTGTTCACCTGCCGCACTGAGGACGCAAAATCAAATGAACTGTCCCTGTACTATGAATAGTGCTacaaaattccttttttttccaaatcaaaAGGCTGTTAATTGAACgtttaaatgacaaattactTTGAGTGAAGAAAAAGCGTACGCATCTCAGCATCAGTTTGCAAGGGGAATGTGTACTCGTTTTAGTAAGTTCGTGCATACTTTTGCAATCTGTTTGCAAAGCAGAGCAAAGTACTGACGCTCAAGACAGGTGCGCGTAAAAGGGTCCCCACTCATCCTCAAGAAACAAATGCATATTGTTTCAATTGCACAACGACAATTAACAGAAACTCTATGAGAAATAATATATCAGCGCAGTTAATGTATATGATCACTCACCATTTCGCGGGCAGTATGGCAAAGGTTAGGCGCGAGCTTGAGCAACTGGGGAGTCCCGGGAGCTCTCCAGACCTTTGGGGAGAACTAAGCGTGCTTGGAAGAGAGCGCGCTAACCTTCGTTCACTAAAAGAGTGACGCTCTGGCTCTATCCTCCCGCTACGCAACCTGATTTGGTGTGAAGCTGTCAAACTTGTGACGTGAGATTTTCAGCCGTTGAACTCCAGATGCGCCACATCTGTTGAACGCATACGATGA
This window encodes:
- the gmnc gene encoding geminin coiled-coil domain-containing protein 1, which gives rise to MLSCQDLSFVGGQRYDCPYSASASPDSSVDVSTTTLVPLWDACPLDNAACQHEPPRKETQHEYDHGTVHNPTWADQLSPQLQRNKQLQDTLMQREEELARLQEENNKLKEFLNSSYVKSLQEKSKKFLPIQNSGVRQRKRTLTREGHFPNLGHLLARADGKRTCRNLSLEFCSAEEIAATPPVDSWILETLGLRDVDTIDPDSSYSSPTGDPRPLFTSPVSKTNLGDSYSPTALDSTASYSPDVNSIRELTSIVGSSGSFSQSMDTCTSYSASASSSSEFSTLDPSVLYTVSSSGSSVSALHSSSPPEHLTPPRASSTPHRAQDFGSEQHYDTLSRVSSSPAGVSSELFSPPRTTRSRTDLAFSMSLSPQNSVKTHSFPQGQAFIRKDAQGGWNFTWVPKQCS